One genomic region from Mytilus trossulus isolate FHL-02 chromosome 9, PNRI_Mtr1.1.1.hap1, whole genome shotgun sequence encodes:
- the LOC134683013 gene encoding tektin-3-like isoform X1 has product MSRYTPFSSRPSTREKLKDRLAYYDNPAILRTRSVTPMSGGGGEMSKILPYVTDKTISRHLGFTGRSMDLGHARSYYNPARNAVYSRYTTQDWGHSNSMNYSLSEKERSFAERLRADAWRAVKETDARTRNRQNDITKKLGERVYDIAFWKSELNNEVNAMATEIENLKEYRRTLEKALGDTANPLHIAEECLMHREKRQGIDLVHDDVEKSLIKEVDIIKRCQARMKKVLDKAHVQLKMDRAAQHTLEIDAKDKHHAQGLDDRMQQLRNKSAGIGYHPGIESIDNTITIPDSWARFTQENIARSQRERAASERLRGEIDSCLRACANEMWNHFNSVNNSFNTRIRETTDTRNKLQSHLQRTMQEIFDMENNINLLRKAIQDKEMPMKVAQTRLDERTRRINVELCNDPVMKSLQREVNEIRDSVRILKERLKASELSLARLMKTKATLEHDISVKDNSLKTDSQYCMGMRKGFPMDPKVGPVFQMPIC; this is encoded by the exons ATGAGCAG ATATACACCATTTTCGTCCAGACCTTCCACAAGAGAAAAATTGAAAGATAG GTTAGCGTACTACGATAACCCGGCGATTCTTAGGACACGCAGTGTCACACCTATGTCCGGAGGTGGTGGTGAGATGTCAAAAATTCTTCCATATGTCACAGATAAAACTATTTCACGTCATTTAGGATTTACTGGTAGATCTATGGATCTTGGACATGCAAGATCTTATTATAACCCAGCAAG AAATGCAGTCTATTCACGGTATACAACCCAGGACTGGGGTCACTCAAACAGCATGAACTATTCACTTTCCGAAAAGGAAAGGTCATTTGCCGAAAGACTGAGGGCTGATGCTTGGAGAGCAGTAAAGGAAACTGATGCAAGAACACGCAACAGGCAAAATGATATCACAAAGAAACTCG GCGAGCGAGTTTACGACATTGCTTTCTGGAAAAGTGAACTCAACAACGAGGTTAATGCCATGGCAACTGAAATTGAAAATCTGAAG GAATACAGAAGGACTTTAGAGAAAGCATTAGGAGATACTGCCAATCCTTTACATATAGCTGAAGAATGTTTGATGCATCGTGAGAAGAGACAGGGAATTGATCTAGTCCACGATGATGTAGAAAAATCACTCATCAAG GAAGTTGATATAATTAAGAGATGTCAAGCTAGGATGAAGAAGGTTCTTGACAAAGCTCACGTTCAACTCAA GATGGATAGAGCTGCTCAGCATACACTGGAAATTGATGCTAAAGACAAACATCATGCACAAGGTCTTGACGACAGAATGCAACAATTGAGAAACAAATCTGCCGGTATTGGATATCACCCAGGTATCGAGAGCATCGACAACAC AATCACTATCCCAGATTCATGGGCTAGGTTCACACAGGAAAACATTGCTCGTTCTCAAAGGGAAAGAGCTGCTTCTGAACGTCTTCGTGGTGAAATCGATAGTTGTCTGAGAGCATGCGCCAATGAAATGTGGAACCACTTCAACAGTGTCAACAACTCTTTCAACACCAGAATCCGTGAAACCACCGATACTAGGAACAAGCTACAGTCTCACTTGCAGAGA ACTATGCAAGAAATCTTTGATATGGAGAACAACATTAACTTGTTGAGGAAGGCCATCCAAGACAAAGAAATGCCAATGAAGGTAGCACAGACACGATTGGATGAGAGAACAAGGAGAATCAATGTTGAACTGTGTAATGATCCAGTAATGAAATC attacAGAGAGAAGTGAATGAAATCCGTGACTCTGTCAGGATATTGAAGGAACGTCTAAAGGCATCAGAGCTTAGCTTGGCTCGTTTGATGAAGACAAAGGCTACATTGGAGCATGATATCTCGGTCAAGGACAACAGTCTCAAAACCGATTCACAATATTGTATGGGCATGCGCAAAGGTTTCCCAATGGATCCCAAAGTTGGACCAGTGTTTCAGATGCCCATTTGCTAA
- the LOC134683013 gene encoding tektin-3-like isoform X3 — MSRLAYYDNPAILRTRSVTPMSGGGGEMSKILPYVTDKTISRHLGFTGRSMDLGHARSYYNPARNAVYSRYTTQDWGHSNSMNYSLSEKERSFAERLRADAWRAVKETDARTRNRQNDITKKLGERVYDIAFWKSELNNEVNAMATEIENLKEYRRTLEKALGDTANPLHIAEECLMHREKRQGIDLVHDDVEKSLIKEVDIIKRCQARMKKVLDKAHVQLKMDRAAQHTLEIDAKDKHHAQGLDDRMQQLRNKSAGIGYHPGIESIDNTITIPDSWARFTQENIARSQRERAASERLRGEIDSCLRACANEMWNHFNSVNNSFNTRIRETTDTRNKLQSHLQRTMQEIFDMENNINLLRKAIQDKEMPMKVAQTRLDERTRRINVELCNDPVMKSLQREVNEIRDSVRILKERLKASELSLARLMKTKATLEHDISVKDNSLKTDSQYCMGMRKGFPMDPKVGPVFQMPIC; from the exons ATGAGCAG GTTAGCGTACTACGATAACCCGGCGATTCTTAGGACACGCAGTGTCACACCTATGTCCGGAGGTGGTGGTGAGATGTCAAAAATTCTTCCATATGTCACAGATAAAACTATTTCACGTCATTTAGGATTTACTGGTAGATCTATGGATCTTGGACATGCAAGATCTTATTATAACCCAGCAAG AAATGCAGTCTATTCACGGTATACAACCCAGGACTGGGGTCACTCAAACAGCATGAACTATTCACTTTCCGAAAAGGAAAGGTCATTTGCCGAAAGACTGAGGGCTGATGCTTGGAGAGCAGTAAAGGAAACTGATGCAAGAACACGCAACAGGCAAAATGATATCACAAAGAAACTCG GCGAGCGAGTTTACGACATTGCTTTCTGGAAAAGTGAACTCAACAACGAGGTTAATGCCATGGCAACTGAAATTGAAAATCTGAAG GAATACAGAAGGACTTTAGAGAAAGCATTAGGAGATACTGCCAATCCTTTACATATAGCTGAAGAATGTTTGATGCATCGTGAGAAGAGACAGGGAATTGATCTAGTCCACGATGATGTAGAAAAATCACTCATCAAG GAAGTTGATATAATTAAGAGATGTCAAGCTAGGATGAAGAAGGTTCTTGACAAAGCTCACGTTCAACTCAA GATGGATAGAGCTGCTCAGCATACACTGGAAATTGATGCTAAAGACAAACATCATGCACAAGGTCTTGACGACAGAATGCAACAATTGAGAAACAAATCTGCCGGTATTGGATATCACCCAGGTATCGAGAGCATCGACAACAC AATCACTATCCCAGATTCATGGGCTAGGTTCACACAGGAAAACATTGCTCGTTCTCAAAGGGAAAGAGCTGCTTCTGAACGTCTTCGTGGTGAAATCGATAGTTGTCTGAGAGCATGCGCCAATGAAATGTGGAACCACTTCAACAGTGTCAACAACTCTTTCAACACCAGAATCCGTGAAACCACCGATACTAGGAACAAGCTACAGTCTCACTTGCAGAGA ACTATGCAAGAAATCTTTGATATGGAGAACAACATTAACTTGTTGAGGAAGGCCATCCAAGACAAAGAAATGCCAATGAAGGTAGCACAGACACGATTGGATGAGAGAACAAGGAGAATCAATGTTGAACTGTGTAATGATCCAGTAATGAAATC attacAGAGAGAAGTGAATGAAATCCGTGACTCTGTCAGGATATTGAAGGAACGTCTAAAGGCATCAGAGCTTAGCTTGGCTCGTTTGATGAAGACAAAGGCTACATTGGAGCATGATATCTCGGTCAAGGACAACAGTCTCAAAACCGATTCACAATATTGTATGGGCATGCGCAAAGGTTTCCCAATGGATCCCAAAGTTGGACCAGTGTTTCAGATGCCCATTTGCTAA
- the LOC134683013 gene encoding tektin-3-like isoform X2 — protein MSRYTPFSSRPSTREKLKDRLAYYDNPAILRTRSVTPMSGGGGEMSKILPYVTDKTISRHLGFTGRSMDLGHARSYYNPARNAVYSRYTTQDWGHSNSMNYSLSEKERSFAERLRADAWRAVKETDARTRNRQNDITKKLGERVADIAYLKSELNTEINLMEQEMVNLEEYRRTLEKALGDTANPLHIAEECLMHREKRQGIDLVHDDVEKSLIKEVDIIKRCQARMKKVLDKAHVQLKMDRAAQHTLEIDAKDKHHAQGLDDRMQQLRNKSAGIGYHPGIESIDNTITIPDSWARFTQENIARSQRERAASERLRGEIDSCLRACANEMWNHFNSVNNSFNTRIRETTDTRNKLQSHLQRTMQEIFDMENNINLLRKAIQDKEMPMKVAQTRLDERTRRINVELCNDPVMKSLQREVNEIRDSVRILKERLKASELSLARLMKTKATLEHDISVKDNSLKTDSQYCMGMRKGFPMDPKVGPVFQMPIC, from the exons ATGAGCAG ATATACACCATTTTCGTCCAGACCTTCCACAAGAGAAAAATTGAAAGATAG GTTAGCGTACTACGATAACCCGGCGATTCTTAGGACACGCAGTGTCACACCTATGTCCGGAGGTGGTGGTGAGATGTCAAAAATTCTTCCATATGTCACAGATAAAACTATTTCACGTCATTTAGGATTTACTGGTAGATCTATGGATCTTGGACATGCAAGATCTTATTATAACCCAGCAAG AAATGCAGTCTATTCACGGTATACAACCCAGGACTGGGGTCACTCAAACAGCATGAACTATTCACTTTCCGAAAAGGAAAGGTCATTTGCCGAAAGACTGAGGGCTGATGCTTGGAGAGCAGTAAAGGAAACTGATGCAAGAACACGCAACAGGCAAAATGATATCACAAAGAAACTCG GGGAACGAGTGGCCGATATTGCTTATTTGAAGTCCGAACTCAATACTGAAATTAATCTTATGGAACAAGAAATGGTTAATTTGGAG GAATACAGAAGGACTTTAGAGAAAGCATTAGGAGATACTGCCAATCCTTTACATATAGCTGAAGAATGTTTGATGCATCGTGAGAAGAGACAGGGAATTGATCTAGTCCACGATGATGTAGAAAAATCACTCATCAAG GAAGTTGATATAATTAAGAGATGTCAAGCTAGGATGAAGAAGGTTCTTGACAAAGCTCACGTTCAACTCAA GATGGATAGAGCTGCTCAGCATACACTGGAAATTGATGCTAAAGACAAACATCATGCACAAGGTCTTGACGACAGAATGCAACAATTGAGAAACAAATCTGCCGGTATTGGATATCACCCAGGTATCGAGAGCATCGACAACAC AATCACTATCCCAGATTCATGGGCTAGGTTCACACAGGAAAACATTGCTCGTTCTCAAAGGGAAAGAGCTGCTTCTGAACGTCTTCGTGGTGAAATCGATAGTTGTCTGAGAGCATGCGCCAATGAAATGTGGAACCACTTCAACAGTGTCAACAACTCTTTCAACACCAGAATCCGTGAAACCACCGATACTAGGAACAAGCTACAGTCTCACTTGCAGAGA ACTATGCAAGAAATCTTTGATATGGAGAACAACATTAACTTGTTGAGGAAGGCCATCCAAGACAAAGAAATGCCAATGAAGGTAGCACAGACACGATTGGATGAGAGAACAAGGAGAATCAATGTTGAACTGTGTAATGATCCAGTAATGAAATC attacAGAGAGAAGTGAATGAAATCCGTGACTCTGTCAGGATATTGAAGGAACGTCTAAAGGCATCAGAGCTTAGCTTGGCTCGTTTGATGAAGACAAAGGCTACATTGGAGCATGATATCTCGGTCAAGGACAACAGTCTCAAAACCGATTCACAATATTGTATGGGCATGCGCAAAGGTTTCCCAATGGATCCCAAAGTTGGACCAGTGTTTCAGATGCCCATTTGCTAA
- the LOC134683940 gene encoding sperm axonemal maintenance protein CFAP97D1-like — protein sequence MMHRAYQPLTPANNIYLRKRWDQSHYDAHRKKVYAAKPVVDNKPPTTYMHLHIKLKKLQMEEERLTTVERDNRILLQKMAYIMKYGGSVDNMKHDYKKKSLNKTKRQRELLRITHENLAILKRITAKEPHLNHLRWIHENQINQQYLNNIAKFPHKWRQEQSHYKLYQLQQLAANERIRQQVENSQQQNTAESALTTLLNQRGSLVPKSPHR from the exons ATGATGCACCGCGCTTACCAGCCCCTCACGCCTgctaataatatttatttgagaAAAAGATGGGACCAAAGTCATTACGACGCCCACAGAAAGAAGGTTTATGCAG caaaGCCGGTGGTCGACAACAAGCCACCTACGACCTACATGCACCTTCATATAAAACTTAAGAAACTCCAG ATGGAAGAGGAAAGACTCACCACTGTGGAAAGGGATAACCGAATTCTGCTCCAAAAAATGGCGTACATAATGAAGTACGGAGGAAGTGTAGATAATATGAAACAcgattataagaaaaaaag TTTAAATAAGACAAAACGACAGAGAGAACTACTGAGAATAACACACGAAAATCTGGCAATTTTAAAACGAATTACAGCAAAGGAACCACATCTTAATCACTTGCGATGGATACATGAAAATCAG ATAAATCAACAATATCTGAACAATATCGCCAAATTCCCACACAAATGGAGACAGGAACAAAGTCATTACAAATTATACCAACTTCAACAGCTGGCTGCAAATGAACGCATCAGGCAACAA GTAGAAAACAGTCAACAACAGAATACTGCTGAATCAGCATTAACCACGTTACTAAACCAGAGAGGAAGCCTCGTTCCGAAAAGTCCACATAGATAA